GGTTTTTGCTGCGTGGGAACGCTGGACAGCAGCAGGCCGGTGCGTGAGTTGTTTAAATGCAACGAAACAGGCTGTGGGCAGACAGCCCATGGACAACATGAACCGGAACGCTCCAGGAAATCCCGCTGTTTGAGCAGTTGACGGAGCCCTGCCTTTAAACGGCCGTTGGCAAGGCTGCCGAATCCGCCTCGCCCTCACCTTCGTCTTCCTTGGGCTTTTCGGAGGGCTCCAGATGGATTTGCATTTCAAGCGCGGCGATGCCGATATTGACCGTGGCCGTCAGCGAGACAGGTCGGCTTGACAGCGGCCGGCCCTTGAGTTCTTCCAGGGCAATTTCAAGAATGCGGCACATTTGCGCCGTCGAGGCGCGCACGGCTCGTTCATTGAGTGCCCCGGTGGCGGTGGTCGCGGTATTTGCCAGGGACTCAACGCCGTCCTTGACGGACGTTGCGATGCCCTCGACGGCATCATTGGCCTTGGTGGCCACTTGCGCACCGAAGCCTTTTATCTTGTCGAGCATTGGATTCATTCCTTTTGTGTGATGACGTTTGAAGACGGGATGTTTTCGGGCGCCTCACCCTTACCTTGAGCGACTTGCGAAGGTAGCGGGCCTGTTGGCTCCCAATGGTAGGCCAGAAAAACCTCATCGCGTTTCCAGCCGAGGGATTCGTAAAGTGCTTGTGCTTTTACATTGGTTTTTGCGGTGCTGAGGTCCATTCGTGCGATACCGCTGACGCGGGCCTCATCATGCGCGGCGAGCATCAGAGCCTTGCCCAAGCCGGCCTTTCGGAATTCAGGCAACACAAACAAATCGTAAAGCGCATAAATCCTTGCCGCCGCCACGGAGCAGAAAGTTGGGTACAACTGGCAGAAGCCCAGAGGTTTTCCAGCAGGGTCGCGGGCATAAAGAATCACGGACTCATTGCGTTCCATGCGCTCCTGAATAAACGCCGTGGCAGTCGCAAGGTCAGCCGGCTGGTCGTAGAACTGGCGATACTGGTCGAAGAGGTGACCGACGGACCGGGCA
This DNA window, taken from Polaromonas hydrogenivorans, encodes the following:
- a CDS encoding GNAT family N-acetyltransferase; amino-acid sequence: MSAFTIIKATPSDARSVGHLFDQYRQFYDQPADLATATAFIQERMERNESVILYARDPAGKPLGFCQLYPTFCSVAAARIYALYDLFVLPEFRKAGLGKALMLAAHDEARVSGIARMDLSTAKTNVKAQALYESLGWKRDEVFLAYHWEPTGPLPSQVAQGKGEAPENIPSSNVITQKE